Proteins encoded by one window of Cyanobium sp. NS01:
- a CDS encoding type II toxin-antitoxin system PemK/MazF family toxin, translating to MYDRGDLAWLEFTPQARSEQRGRRPALVLSPKSHNGKVGLALFCPVTSKIKGYPCEVELPDGYAVSGVVPVASVEEP from the coding sequence ATGTACGATCGTGGTGATTTAGCTTGGCTGGAGTTCACACCACAAGCCAGAAGTGAGCAGCGTGGAAGAAGGCCAGCACTTGTCCTGTCTCCAAAGTCCCACAACGGAAAAGTCGGTCTGGCCTTGTTCTGTCCTGTAACCTCCAAGATCAAGGGATATCCCTGCGAGGTGGAGCTCCCTGATGGATATGCAGTCAGTGGAGTTGTTCCGGTCGCATCAGTTGAAGAGCCTTGA
- a CDS encoding ISAs1 family transposase: MPENLSAAVEQPAPNDLISFLKAIPDGRYRRGVRYPQWFLLLVAVLGILSGCRSSRDLETFARRHREALNRALGLGFKRWPSDATFLYLFNKAHLQEFGQVLQAWMISQIPGGAHGLDQLVCDGKTLRGSAIETDDGSHRFVAQVTVYARALGVALAQKTYDTHESSERAALKELLSTLELDGVLIQADCQATSAFGPLATRKLVHLMAC, from the coding sequence ATGCCCGAAAACCTCTCTGCTGCAGTCGAACAGCCCGCACCGAATGATCTGATCAGCTTCCTCAAGGCCATCCCGGACGGCCGCTACCGCCGTGGGGTCCGCTACCCGCAGTGGTTCCTGCTGCTGGTGGCGGTGCTTGGGATCCTGAGTGGCTGTCGGAGTTCCCGGGATCTCGAGACGTTTGCCAGGCGGCACCGAGAGGCGCTGAACCGGGCGCTCGGCCTGGGCTTCAAGCGCTGGCCCTCCGATGCCACGTTTCTCTACCTGTTCAATAAGGCCCACCTCCAGGAATTCGGCCAGGTGCTCCAAGCCTGGATGATCAGCCAGATCCCAGGCGGGGCGCACGGTCTCGACCAGTTGGTGTGTGACGGCAAGACCCTGCGCGGCTCGGCCATCGAGACTGACGACGGCAGCCACCGTTTTGTGGCCCAGGTCACGGTGTACGCCCGCGCCCTTGGTGTCGCCCTCGCCCAGAAGACCTACGACACGCATGAATCCAGTGAGCGTGCGGCGCTGAAAGAGCTGCTGAGCACCCTCGAGCTCGATGGCGTGCTGATCCAGGCGGATTGTCAAGCGACATCCGCTTTTGGTCCTCTGGCGACACGAAAACTGGTCCACCTGATGGCCTGCTGA
- the istB gene encoding IS21-like element helper ATPase IstB, translated as MSTNPRQRSTPVTPPVPTEELEAMLTRLRLPAIRDRLDALLEEAARREMNLREALAWLCAAEVARKDQLRMEMALRLARFPYVRTLEAFDFEAQPSLDPAQIRELATCRWVANGDTLLLLGPPGVGKTHLAVALGREAVRLGHSVQYVGAMELISALAKAQAQHVLEARLTQYAKTRLLIIDELGYLPLEPNAAYLFFQLISRCYQRGSVLITSNRPVMEWGEVFGDQVVATAILDRLLHHSHVLTIRGDSYRLREKRRSGLIRPQAGGSSSPDSAGLRPPPPGEEA; from the coding sequence ATGAGCACCAACCCACGCCAGCGATCTACGCCGGTCACCCCACCGGTGCCGACCGAGGAGCTGGAAGCGATGCTCACCCGCCTGCGGCTGCCAGCGATCCGCGATCGCCTGGATGCGCTGCTGGAGGAGGCGGCCAGGCGGGAGATGAACCTGCGCGAGGCCTTGGCCTGGCTGTGTGCAGCCGAGGTGGCCCGCAAGGACCAGCTGCGGATGGAGATGGCACTGCGGCTGGCGCGCTTTCCGTATGTGCGCACGCTGGAAGCGTTCGATTTCGAGGCCCAGCCGTCGCTTGATCCGGCTCAGATCCGAGAGCTGGCGACCTGTCGCTGGGTGGCCAACGGCGACACCCTGCTGCTGCTCGGCCCGCCGGGAGTGGGCAAGACCCACCTGGCGGTGGCGCTGGGCCGGGAGGCGGTGCGGCTCGGTCACAGCGTCCAGTACGTCGGCGCCATGGAGCTGATCAGCGCGTTGGCCAAGGCCCAGGCGCAGCATGTCCTGGAGGCCCGGCTGACGCAGTACGCCAAAACTCGGCTGCTGATCATTGATGAGCTGGGCTACCTGCCGCTGGAGCCGAACGCGGCCTACCTGTTCTTCCAGCTGATCTCCCGCTGCTATCAGCGCGGCAGCGTGCTGATCACCTCCAACCGCCCCGTCATGGAGTGGGGCGAGGTGTTTGGCGATCAGGTGGTCGCCACGGCGATCCTCGATCGCCTGCTGCACCACAGCCACGTGCTGACGATCCGGGGCGACAGCTACCGGCTGAGGGAGAAGCGTCGCAGCGGCCTGATCCGCCCGCAGGCGGGCGGTTCCTCCTCACCGGACAGCGCTGGCCTACGGCCACCGCCGCCCGGTGAGGAGGCCTGA
- the istA gene encoding IS21 family transposase, whose amino-acid sequence MAVETAVQTPQDVEAMQRLSAAGWGRRRIARELGCSPETVRKYLRQGGWQPYGKPCRNAVLDGQREWLRQRFLAHRGNADVVRQELASEKGIEVSLRTVERAVEPWRRELRNAALATVRFETPPGRQLQADFGQCLVSIGGERVRVHLAVLTLGYSRRLLVRAFRSEKQDHWLEALEEGFRHWGGVPQEVLVDNARALVSQHDPERHIVVFAQRLGEFASYWGFKPRACRPYRARTKGKDERGVAYVKRNAIAGREFSSWAELEAHLVRWSREVADLRVHGTTGEAPLERFVRAESQALQPLEAKPSFLAERELVRIVHSDCCVEVEANWYSAPQALIRQRVSVLVRDQQVLIRYGGRIVAEHRRQRPGSRSRQVIDGHWDGLVPQRQQREAERSLRDGNASRDQEQRMVRSSELARPLAVYAELIGEVAA is encoded by the coding sequence ATGGCTGTGGAGACGGCGGTGCAGACCCCTCAGGATGTGGAGGCCATGCAGCGGCTTTCGGCAGCAGGCTGGGGCCGGCGGCGCATTGCCAGGGAACTGGGCTGCTCGCCCGAGACGGTGCGCAAGTACCTGCGGCAGGGTGGCTGGCAGCCCTACGGCAAGCCCTGCCGCAACGCGGTTCTCGACGGCCAGCGAGAGTGGCTGCGGCAGCGGTTTCTGGCCCACCGCGGCAATGCCGATGTGGTGCGGCAGGAGCTGGCCAGTGAGAAGGGAATCGAGGTCAGCCTGCGCACGGTGGAGCGTGCCGTGGAGCCGTGGCGGCGGGAGCTGCGCAACGCGGCCCTGGCGACGGTGCGGTTTGAGACCCCGCCGGGCCGGCAGCTCCAGGCTGACTTTGGCCAGTGCCTGGTGAGCATTGGCGGCGAGCGGGTGCGGGTGCACCTGGCGGTGCTCACCTTGGGGTACTCGCGCCGGCTGCTGGTGCGGGCCTTCCGCAGCGAGAAGCAGGACCACTGGCTCGAGGCCCTGGAGGAGGGTTTCCGCCACTGGGGCGGGGTACCGCAGGAGGTGCTGGTGGACAACGCCCGGGCGCTGGTAAGTCAGCACGATCCCGAGCGCCACATCGTGGTGTTCGCCCAGCGGCTGGGGGAGTTCGCCAGCTACTGGGGGTTCAAGCCGCGGGCCTGTCGCCCGTACCGGGCCAGAACCAAAGGCAAGGACGAGCGCGGGGTGGCGTACGTCAAGAGGAACGCCATCGCTGGGCGGGAGTTCAGCAGCTGGGCGGAGTTGGAGGCCCATCTGGTGCGCTGGAGCCGCGAGGTGGCCGACCTGCGGGTGCATGGCACCACCGGCGAGGCGCCGCTGGAGCGGTTTGTGCGCGCAGAATCCCAGGCGTTGCAGCCACTGGAGGCCAAGCCGTCGTTCCTGGCGGAGAGGGAGCTGGTGCGGATCGTGCACAGCGACTGCTGCGTGGAGGTGGAGGCGAACTGGTACTCGGCGCCGCAGGCGCTGATCCGTCAGCGGGTGAGCGTGCTGGTGCGGGACCAGCAGGTGCTGATCCGCTATGGCGGCCGGATCGTCGCTGAGCACAGGCGCCAGCGGCCCGGTAGCCGCAGCCGCCAGGTGATCGACGGTCATTGGGATGGCCTGGTGCCGCAGCGGCAGCAGCGCGAGGCGGAGCGATCGCTGCGGGATGGCAACGCAAGTCGTGATCAGGAGCAGCGCATGGTCCGCAGCTCTGAACTGGCACGGCCTCTGGCCGTCTATGCCGAGCTGATCGGGGAGGTGGCGGCATGA
- a CDS encoding class I SAM-dependent DNA methyltransferase — translation MNLVDSAWNDLWSAGITNPIDISRIFSEIATSRSRTNSTTLIDQLKVDQGLSRAIERASTTFAHLLNDSSSGDHLGDIYEYILSHLSTAGHFGQFRTPTHLINFIYDVFPPLSQGTILDPACGTGGFLIEANKRQADSHFIGCEIDRSVFELAVANGKLHGIERLNVMRQSGIGLADLKPDLIATNPPFSGTFDEPYFSDIAGLTTSKTELAFLCKCLELLEESGRCAIVLPLGVASNTSKEFVQVRKALLRNASIKAIVELPRGSFLPYTDAKTVIIFFEKDRRGTSEFISAVCTDDGFTLDDARKPTGTSTLPIIARCIDLGIFSPGSSFCRESSIQELDDYLRLVPSRINSLASSAISFQRKKRSLKDECRAEIDELFVAVNKLQSVMLRLSTFAKSSTQCPTKMKEDAVDVAL, via the coding sequence GTGAACCTGGTTGATTCAGCGTGGAATGATCTTTGGTCGGCTGGCATTACCAATCCAATCGATATATCCCGAATCTTTTCCGAGATTGCCACTAGCAGATCTCGCACTAATAGCACCACTCTTATAGATCAACTGAAAGTTGACCAAGGGCTTTCACGAGCCATTGAAAGGGCGTCTACTACATTTGCTCACTTGCTAAATGATAGCTCATCGGGAGATCACCTAGGAGATATCTACGAGTATATCCTCTCACATCTCTCAACGGCTGGCCACTTTGGCCAGTTCCGTACACCCACTCATCTAATTAACTTTATTTATGATGTCTTTCCCCCGCTTTCCCAGGGAACGATTTTAGACCCAGCATGTGGTACTGGCGGCTTTTTGATTGAAGCCAATAAGAGGCAAGCGGATAGTCACTTTATTGGGTGCGAAATTGATAGGTCTGTTTTTGAACTGGCTGTTGCCAACGGCAAGCTTCATGGAATTGAAAGGCTAAATGTTATGCGCCAATCTGGAATTGGCCTAGCCGATCTAAAGCCTGATTTAATCGCCACAAATCCTCCTTTCTCTGGAACCTTTGATGAGCCCTATTTCTCGGATATTGCGGGCTTAACAACAAGCAAGACCGAGCTCGCATTTTTATGCAAATGCCTTGAGTTGCTAGAAGAAAGTGGTCGATGCGCGATTGTGCTTCCTCTCGGTGTGGCCTCGAATACCAGTAAAGAGTTTGTACAAGTTCGCAAAGCTCTTCTGAGGAATGCTTCCATCAAGGCGATTGTTGAACTTCCTAGAGGAAGCTTCTTGCCGTACACTGATGCCAAGACTGTAATCATCTTTTTTGAGAAAGACAGAAGAGGAACATCTGAGTTTATATCTGCTGTCTGCACCGATGATGGCTTTACTCTAGATGATGCCAGAAAACCAACAGGAACATCTACTCTGCCTATTATTGCAAGGTGTATTGACCTTGGAATCTTCTCGCCAGGGAGTAGTTTCTGCAGGGAATCATCAATACAAGAGCTTGATGACTACCTCAGACTAGTTCCATCAAGAATTAATAGCTTAGCATCAAGCGCAATTAGCTTTCAAAGAAAGAAGCGATCGCTTAAGGACGAATGTCGTGCTGAGATTGATGAGCTTTTCGTCGCGGTGAATAAGCTACAGTCTGTTATGTTAAGACTGTCTACCTTTGCCAAGAGTTCAACACAGTGCCCTACGAAAATGAAGGAGGATGCAGTCGATGTTGCTCTGTGA
- a CDS encoding alpha-amylase, whose product MSPVARQLKTQALEVFRDPAQDTASGVATLLRSWLQREGPATAARRSAEPTEFNGTLMQWFHWYSEADGGHWRRLAAEAPALASAGITALWLPPATKGGSGYDVGYGTYDLFDLGEFDQKGTVRTKYGTRADYEAALQACREHGIQVYADVVFNHKLFADAEEEFQATPFDPQDRTRKLGDERTIRAWTHYRFDGRGGRYSEMQWHWYHFDAVDYNGFERDYQAVWQVKGALREHNVALEKGNYDFLMGADLNLNHPEVRGELKHWGRWMLDSFGVDGFRLDAIKHIASDFFVDWVDHLEQHVQRDLFVVGEYWTYDLASLQWYLANTGGAMSLFDAPLHLNFHQASLGGGQYDMRRLLDGTLMKEAPLLAVTLVDNHDTQPLQALESPVQDWFKPLAYAFILLRDEGYPCIFHADYYGATYSDSKNGQSYSVSMASHRGLIDRFLLARTQCAYGPQYDYLDHFNTIGWTRLGSPGHPLALAVLMSDGPAGSKWMEVGKPHTRFRDLTGHHPAVISTNAHGWAEWHCQGGSVSVWVEESWWELQQ is encoded by the coding sequence ATGTCGCCCGTCGCCCGGCAGCTCAAGACCCAGGCCCTGGAGGTGTTCCGCGACCCCGCCCAGGACACCGCCTCCGGGGTGGCGACCCTGCTGCGCAGCTGGCTGCAGCGGGAGGGGCCGGCCACGGCAGCACGCCGCAGCGCCGAGCCCACGGAATTCAACGGCACCTTGATGCAGTGGTTCCACTGGTACAGCGAGGCGGATGGTGGCCACTGGCGCCGCCTCGCCGCCGAAGCCCCAGCCCTGGCCTCCGCCGGGATCACGGCCCTGTGGCTGCCGCCCGCCACCAAGGGGGGCAGTGGGTACGACGTGGGCTACGGCACCTACGACCTGTTTGATCTGGGCGAATTCGACCAGAAGGGCACGGTGCGTACCAAGTACGGCACCAGAGCGGACTACGAGGCGGCCCTGCAGGCCTGCCGTGAGCACGGCATTCAGGTGTATGCCGATGTGGTGTTCAACCACAAGCTGTTTGCCGATGCGGAAGAGGAGTTCCAGGCCACCCCCTTCGATCCGCAGGACCGCACCCGCAAGCTCGGCGATGAACGCACCATCCGCGCCTGGACCCACTACCGCTTCGATGGCCGCGGCGGGCGGTATTCAGAGATGCAGTGGCACTGGTATCACTTCGACGCTGTGGACTACAACGGCTTCGAGCGCGACTACCAGGCGGTGTGGCAGGTGAAGGGGGCGCTGCGGGAGCACAACGTGGCCCTCGAAAAAGGCAACTACGACTTCCTGATGGGCGCCGACCTGAACCTCAACCACCCCGAGGTGCGCGGCGAACTCAAGCACTGGGGCCGCTGGATGCTGGACAGCTTTGGGGTGGATGGCTTCCGCCTCGATGCGATCAAGCACATCGCCAGTGATTTCTTCGTGGACTGGGTCGACCACCTGGAGCAGCACGTGCAGCGCGATCTGTTCGTGGTGGGCGAGTACTGGACCTACGACCTGGCCAGCCTCCAGTGGTATCTGGCCAACACCGGCGGCGCCATGAGCCTCTTCGATGCGCCGTTGCATCTCAATTTCCATCAGGCCAGCCTCGGCGGCGGCCAGTACGACATGCGCCGGCTGCTGGATGGCACCTTGATGAAGGAAGCGCCGCTGCTGGCCGTGACCCTGGTGGACAACCACGACACCCAGCCGCTGCAGGCCCTGGAATCACCGGTGCAGGACTGGTTCAAGCCGCTGGCCTACGCCTTCATCCTGTTGCGCGATGAGGGCTATCCCTGCATCTTCCATGCCGATTACTACGGGGCCACCTACAGCGACAGCAAGAACGGCCAGAGCTACAGCGTGTCGATGGCCTCCCACCGCGGCCTGATCGATCGCTTCCTGCTGGCCCGCACCCAGTGCGCCTATGGCCCCCAGTACGACTACCTCGACCACTTCAACACGATTGGCTGGACCCGCCTCGGCAGCCCTGGCCATCCCCTGGCGCTGGCGGTGCTGATGAGCGATGGCCCCGCCGGATCGAAGTGGATGGAAGTGGGCAAACCCCACACCCGCTTCCGCGACCTCACTGGCCACCACCCCGCCGTGATCAGCACCAACGCCCACGGCTGGGCCGAGTGGCACTGCCAGGGAGGCTCGGTGTCGGTGTGGGTGGAGGAGAGTTGGTGGGAGCTGCAGCAGTAG
- a CDS encoding DUF4335 domain-containing protein, translating to MKQTLRFEQLSCRLQVEGLPDVSVGQRGEAIGIITGWSLRWAGRPELEGRKEHLLALMQVVLPYARHLISGVRRRFGGPPLPVEIGPAGATHTLLLRSSQPDTPPLTIGLDDAELADLVRVLDQLRLDPRLQMPLDLPAPQPLKPREVQGRLPRRQRLAAPLGGAVALAFAAGVSLLLPEPRPQPTAAPQAPAAEPDPSPEPRPSP from the coding sequence ATGAAACAGACCCTGCGCTTTGAACAACTCAGCTGCCGCTTGCAGGTGGAGGGTCTGCCCGACGTGTCGGTCGGGCAGCGGGGCGAGGCGATCGGGATCATCACCGGCTGGAGCCTGCGCTGGGCCGGCCGGCCGGAGCTGGAGGGGCGCAAGGAGCACCTGCTGGCTCTGATGCAGGTGGTGTTGCCCTATGCCCGCCACCTGATCAGCGGCGTGCGCCGCCGCTTCGGCGGCCCGCCCCTGCCGGTGGAAATTGGCCCCGCAGGGGCGACCCACACCCTGTTGCTGCGCAGCAGCCAGCCCGACACCCCGCCTCTCACGATCGGACTGGATGACGCCGAGCTGGCGGATCTGGTGCGGGTGCTCGACCAGCTGCGCCTCGACCCGCGCCTGCAGATGCCCCTGGATCTGCCCGCGCCCCAGCCCCTGAAGCCCCGGGAGGTGCAGGGGCGGTTGCCGCGGCGCCAGCGCCTGGCGGCTCCGTTGGGCGGTGCCGTGGCCCTGGCCTTCGCGGCGGGAGTGAGCCTGTTGCTCCCCGAACCCCGTCCCCAGCCCACGGCTGCCCCACAGGCCCCGGCCGCTGAGCCAGACCCCTCGCCTGAGCCCCGTCCCAGCCCCTGA
- a CDS encoding DUF3038 domain-containing protein, with amino-acid sequence MSDPAAAPPAPPRPAEQTRLPRRGLERLDLLLLSVEALDLNGGEAMVWMSEEMGFTGLFPNRVELWKRRCYNPLRRTTRRGELDPAETDALIRILCALADRLYPLLRALLSESESPQVREQRWQLFQGRLAALLNERMNPRRVGVQRLLDPVLGAPQRYQLVQTLALGGGIGGFERVRASLMDPGG; translated from the coding sequence ATGAGCGACCCTGCTGCAGCACCGCCAGCCCCGCCCCGGCCCGCTGAGCAGACCAGGCTGCCCCGGCGGGGACTGGAGCGGCTCGACCTGCTGCTGCTGAGCGTGGAGGCCCTCGACCTCAACGGCGGCGAGGCGATGGTGTGGATGAGCGAAGAGATGGGCTTCACCGGCCTGTTCCCCAACCGGGTGGAGCTCTGGAAACGGCGCTGCTACAACCCCCTGCGCCGCACCACCCGCCGCGGCGAGCTCGATCCGGCCGAGACAGACGCCCTGATCCGCATCCTCTGCGCCCTGGCCGACCGCCTCTACCCCCTGCTGCGGGCGTTGCTGTCGGAGTCCGAATCGCCCCAGGTGCGCGAGCAGCGCTGGCAGCTGTTCCAGGGACGCCTCGCGGCCCTGCTCAACGAACGCATGAATCCCCGCCGGGTGGGGGTGCAGCGGCTGCTGGATCCCGTGCTGGGGGCCCCCCAGCGGTATCAGCTGGTGCAGACCCTGGCCCTGGGCGGCGGCATCGGCGGCTTCGAGCGGGTGCGCGCCAGCCTGATGGACCCCGGCGGCTGA
- a CDS encoding adenine phosphoribosyltransferase gives MAVDLRRFVRDVPDFPKPGILFRDLTPLMRDPQGWQEVIRQLELAATALQPDLIVGIESRGFIVGMALATRLELGFVPVRKPGKLPGAVTGVDYALEYGSDRLEICSDALQGSPRVLVVDDLLATGGTAAACAELVSSAGGELCGFSFVAELAGLAGRSRLPEAQSITSLIIYD, from the coding sequence ATGGCCGTTGATCTGCGCCGGTTCGTGCGCGACGTGCCCGACTTCCCCAAGCCCGGCATCCTGTTCCGCGATCTCACGCCGCTGATGCGCGATCCCCAGGGCTGGCAGGAGGTGATCCGCCAGCTGGAGCTGGCCGCCACGGCGCTGCAGCCGGATCTGATCGTGGGCATCGAATCGCGGGGCTTCATCGTGGGCATGGCCCTGGCCACCCGCCTGGAGCTGGGCTTCGTGCCGGTGCGCAAGCCCGGCAAGCTGCCCGGCGCCGTGACCGGGGTGGACTACGCCCTCGAATACGGCAGCGACCGGCTCGAAATCTGCAGCGATGCCCTCCAGGGCAGCCCCAGGGTGCTGGTGGTGGACGATCTGCTCGCCACCGGTGGCACCGCCGCCGCCTGCGCCGAACTGGTGAGCAGTGCCGGGGGCGAGCTGTGCGGCTTCAGCTTCGTGGCCGAACTGGCTGGTCTGGCCGGCCGCAGCCGCCTGCCCGAGGCCCAGTCGATCACCTCGTTGATCATTTACGACTGA
- a CDS encoding DUF2949 domain-containing protein yields the protein MVISSSPQSPPPQALLRYLRNQLGLSESALALGIKQSQLEQAPLPAVLWRYGLISLEQLEQVWSWQDSNL from the coding sequence ATGGTCATCAGCTCCAGCCCCCAGTCGCCGCCTCCCCAGGCCCTGCTGCGCTATCTGCGCAACCAGCTGGGCCTGAGCGAGAGCGCCCTGGCGCTCGGCATCAAGCAGTCCCAGCTGGAGCAGGCGCCCCTGCCGGCGGTGCTGTGGCGCTACGGCCTGATCAGCCTGGAGCAGCTCGAGCAGGTGTGGAGCTGGCAGGACAGCAACCTCTAG
- a CDS encoding FAD-dependent monooxygenase: MAGSAMANTPYRALVHGAGPTGSLSALALAEAGWQVTLTDPLDAEQLCSRQRAYAFSHASRRLLEQLDLWGALQQVMVPFRRLLLCDQAVGAAVPFGLGDLAPALRRGAGAAVGWVGLHRPLMELLLARLQAHPAVSLQLGSVLEPAACLEAEAGREAPDLVVAADGPHSPHREALGIGVWQHTYRQSCLTAQVALRGAAADEAWELFRPEGPFAVLPLAAGQAQMVWSAASGRCRRLESLGSNAFLDVLAASLPGNLQPDALLDQPRAFPVGLLLARRLSSGTTLLVGESAHRCHPVGGQGLNLCWRDVAVLHRLARRATAGRLRPERLPAAYGRRRWPDLLLTLAATDLLMRLFSNRARLLLPLRRLGLAGLASLAPLRRLSLGAMTHGPCQPW; encoded by the coding sequence ATGGCCGGCTCCGCGATGGCGAACACCCCCTATCGGGCCCTGGTGCACGGGGCCGGCCCCACCGGCTCCCTCAGTGCCCTGGCCCTGGCCGAGGCTGGCTGGCAGGTGACCCTGACTGACCCCCTGGACGCCGAGCAGCTCTGCAGCCGCCAGCGGGCCTACGCCTTCAGCCACGCCAGCCGGCGCCTGCTGGAGCAGCTCGACCTCTGGGGGGCCCTGCAGCAGGTGATGGTGCCGTTTCGGCGCCTGCTGCTCTGTGATCAGGCGGTGGGGGCGGCGGTGCCGTTCGGGCTGGGCGATCTGGCCCCGGCCCTGCGCCGTGGTGCCGGAGCCGCCGTGGGCTGGGTGGGCTTGCACCGGCCCCTGATGGAACTGCTGCTGGCGCGGCTGCAGGCCCACCCGGCGGTGTCCCTGCAGCTGGGGAGTGTGTTGGAGCCCGCTGCCTGCCTGGAGGCCGAGGCGGGCCGCGAGGCCCCCGATCTGGTGGTGGCCGCCGATGGTCCGCACTCCCCCCACCGCGAGGCCCTGGGCATCGGCGTGTGGCAGCACACCTACCGCCAGAGCTGCCTCACGGCCCAGGTGGCCCTGCGCGGCGCCGCCGCCGATGAGGCCTGGGAGCTGTTCCGGCCTGAGGGACCTTTCGCCGTGCTGCCGCTGGCGGCCGGCCAGGCCCAGATGGTGTGGAGCGCGGCCAGTGGCCGCTGTCGCCGGCTGGAGAGCCTGGGCTCCAATGCCTTTCTGGATGTGCTGGCCGCCAGCCTCCCGGGCAACCTGCAGCCCGATGCACTGCTGGATCAGCCGAGGGCCTTTCCTGTGGGTCTGCTGCTGGCCCGCCGGCTGAGCTCCGGCACCACGCTGCTGGTGGGGGAGAGCGCCCACCGCTGCCATCCCGTGGGTGGCCAGGGGCTCAATCTCTGCTGGCGCGATGTGGCCGTGCTGCACCGCCTGGCCCGGCGGGCCACCGCCGGGCGGCTACGGCCCGAACGGCTGCCGGCGGCCTATGGCCGCCGCCGCTGGCCCGACCTGCTGCTCACCCTGGCGGCCACCGATCTGCTGATGCGCCTGTTCTCCAACCGTGCCAGGCTGCTGCTGCCGTTGCGGCGGCTGGGCCTGGCGGGGCTGGCCTCACTGGCTCCATTGCGCCGGCTCAGCCTGGGGGCCATGACCCACGGCCCCTGCCAGCCATGGTGA
- a CDS encoding high light inducible protein, whose protein sequence is MTQANPAIIRGATVTTEDGGRLNAFASEPRMEVVSPESGWGFHERAEKLNGRMAMLGFIALLATELALGGEAFTRGLLGIG, encoded by the coding sequence ATGACCCAAGCCAATCCCGCCATCATCCGCGGCGCCACCGTGACCACCGAAGACGGTGGCCGCCTCAACGCCTTCGCCAGCGAGCCCCGCATGGAAGTGGTGAGCCCCGAGAGCGGCTGGGGTTTCCATGAGCGTGCCGAAAAGCTGAACGGCCGCATGGCCATGCTGGGCTTCATTGCCCTGCTCGCCACCGAGCTGGCCCTGGGCGGCGAAGCGTTCACCCGTGGCCTGCTGGGCATCGGCTGA
- the dapB gene encoding 4-hydroxy-tetrahydrodipicolinate reductase: MTSTAASAPTAASSSPASIAVVVAGALGRMGAEVIRALLASPDCRLVGAIDTTPGKEGADVGLELGLGELEVAVTADFEGCLCQASQLVRQDGPGQGAVLVDFTHPKVVYEHTRGAIAYGVHPVIGTTGLSPEQLNDLAVFAGKASIGGAVIPNFSVGMVLLQQAAAAAARFYDFAELTELHHNRKADAPSGTCIKTAELMEELGKRFNPLQVEEHESLAGCRGGQRESGLRLHAVRLPGLVAHQQVMFGAPGETYTLRHDTIERAAYMPGVLLAVRRVRSLPGLVYGLERLL, translated from the coding sequence ATGACCAGCACCGCCGCCAGTGCCCCCACCGCAGCGTCCAGCAGCCCCGCCTCGATCGCGGTGGTGGTGGCCGGCGCCCTCGGCCGCATGGGCGCCGAGGTGATCCGGGCCCTGCTGGCTTCGCCCGACTGCCGCCTGGTGGGGGCGATCGACACCACCCCCGGCAAGGAGGGTGCCGATGTGGGTCTGGAGCTGGGCCTGGGCGAGCTGGAGGTGGCCGTGACGGCTGACTTCGAGGGCTGCCTCTGCCAGGCCAGCCAGCTGGTGCGCCAGGACGGCCCCGGCCAGGGGGCGGTGCTGGTGGACTTCACCCATCCGAAGGTGGTGTATGAGCACACCCGCGGCGCCATCGCCTATGGCGTGCACCCGGTGATCGGCACCACGGGGCTGAGCCCGGAGCAGCTCAACGATCTGGCGGTGTTTGCGGGCAAGGCCTCGATCGGCGGCGCCGTGATTCCCAACTTCTCGGTGGGCATGGTGCTGCTGCAGCAGGCCGCCGCCGCCGCCGCCCGCTTCTACGACTTCGCCGAGCTCACCGAACTGCACCACAACCGCAAGGCCGATGCCCCCAGCGGCACCTGCATCAAGACGGCCGAGCTGATGGAGGAGCTGGGCAAACGCTTCAATCCCCTGCAGGTGGAGGAGCACGAAAGCCTGGCCGGCTGCCGCGGTGGCCAGCGCGAGAGCGGTCTGCGCCTGCATGCGGTGCGCCTGCCCGGGCTGGTGGCCCACCAGCAGGTGATGTTCGGCGCGCCGGGCGAAACCTACACGCTCCGCCACGACACGATCGAGCGGGCCGCCTACATGCCGGGGGTGCTGCTGGCGGTGCGGCGGGTGCGGTCGCTGCCGGGCCTGGTGTATGGCCTGGAGCGCCTGCTGTGA